The proteins below come from a single Metarhizium brunneum chromosome 1, complete sequence genomic window:
- the NUP152 gene encoding Nucleoporin: MVTFSIPGDDVVEPTTNGTPRSRPPLPFAKRAYATASPFGSSSAKRLGTPHTSSARKLLTTRDEAPASSLNQSSIATARNIFRASTITESPPTSSFSPSIPNSTMKKVFAPGATPEPSRMYRNSIAQATPRGMAAKTTNKELFPMRIASPPPELTGEVLTQKVPKEWNAKGSIYADQFLAHLCPPELDEEQRRQFFCVLDLRRLKYAANEIFARKDWKLNVINFAKEFEKSRSIILLRYGLYEFQNVKPSKDVLKRWRREHGLPEPEDEEESEATPSKTAPSKKRKATEEYSETPASKGKRRAVGDDSEPVVASVATTPAPSVGKNKRKASVSEEQPSKMQKPTPSSAKSLLEKITNNTKTAEGPTAAPAPKLKPFSANKPAASSSLARTVFTNLKPPGTQAGHGGAGSNIFGYLSDASSAKNSGIDADAESESDSDQDGSQEAGQSDEPSVVASGAGDTGSQIGASLFDRVTKGSDGQPIRIEEKIEVSEPEPESEAVSEVVSEPVSEKPAVTDQTWNPSTTPIKFAPSSTPAAAGSFFGTSGANSGSTIFAPKATAASNFFATTKQEQPAAKESSTGANASEGGRDGGESDKENESQSSKKSLFDTKPAAAPSPFGSSLQSKPAAAEVPKAAEAPKPVANLFAAKPDAARPAETTTATSASNLFGQVSKPAESTSSTLFGAKPTEPGKVTTAEGPKPAASLFGNTSSFTAAPATGNAGTLFGSKPASTASGIFGGGAATPTTQPQQSLFGAAPAATTDSTAAKADTPKPFFNFGGSNTGAPSATASKPQFSLPQSPPSSGNNMFGSPMKQDDPSPAKKKMFNGGNADGSSAPLFNFGATSQPPASTSGIFAASSAPAQDGSTASAAPIFAGASSNTGSGSAGFTFNFGGASTDGAAKGSFNNPFSSAGGNNATTAAAPGSGAAFPFAAGSTPAGTSPFQFGGSSGNASTSTGTGGLVFGANQGTNNAAPIFGGASGSGSAPSFNFSAGGAAPQGTGSVFGSNQAVPAFNLQPPAGGSTTTGTNSPLNFGGGSSLATTPAAGTPEPSTQADTAKDGEATNEDGEKHEQINLTDSVNDEEEVRHEVRAKVLKFVPASEKSDEDKPKSKSPWSTQGVGQLRLLQHKETKLVRLLLRAEPRGHVALNRALLPNLTYKADEKYVKLTTSNEKGDGLETWMLQVKTKDLAKELAESLEKNKEANKK, translated from the exons ATGGTCACCTTCTCCATTCCCGGCGACGATGTCGTCGAACCTACTACCAATGGTACTCCTAGATCTCGACCTCCGCTACCATTTGCAAAGCGCGCGTATGCTACTGCGTCCCCTTTCGGCAGTTCTTCCGCAAAGCGCCTGGGGACGCCTCATACTTCATCAGCTAGGAAGCTGTTGACGACCCGCGACGAGGCCCCAGCCAGCAGTCTTAATCAAAGTTCCATCGCCACGGCACGAAATATCTTTCGAGCATCCACCATCACAGAAAGCCCTCCCACGTCTTCGTTCTCCCCGAGTATCCCCAATAGCACGATGAAAAAGGTCTTTGCTCCTGGTGCTACTCCAGAGCCGTCGCGAATGTACCGCAACTCCATCGCACAGGCCACTCCCCGCGGCATGGCAGCCAAGACTACAAACAAAGAACTGTTCCCGATGCGCATTGCTTCCCCCCCGCCAGAGTTGACGGGTGAGGTATTGACCCAAAAGGTTCCCAAGGAGTGGAACGCCAAGGGCTCCATCTACGCGGACCAGTTCCTAGCACATCTTTGCCCCCCCGAACTTGATGAAGAGCAACGCCGCCAATTCTTCTGTGTTCTCGACTTAAGGCGGTTGAAATATGCTGCAAACGAGATCTTTGCCAGAAAAGATTGGAAGTTGAACGTCATCAATTTTGCAAAGGAGTTTGAGAAGAGCCGAAGCATCATTCTTCTTCGATATGGCTTGTACGAATTCCAAAACGTCAAGCCATCCAAAGATGTCCTCAAGAGGTGGCGCCGTGAGCATGGTCTGCCGGAgccagaggatgaagaagaatccGAGGCGACCCCTTCGAAGACCGCCCCATCCAAGAAGCGAAAGGCTACCGAAGAGTACTCAGAAACACCGGCCTCGAAGGGCAAACGTCGAGCTGTGGGCGACGATTCTGAACCCGTGGTAGCCTCTGTTGCGACCACCCCGGCCCCCTCCGTCGGCAAGAACAAGAGGAAGGCATCGGTGAGCGAGGAACAGCCCTCAAAGATGCAGAAGCCGACTCCTTCGTCTGCCAAGTCGCTATTGGAGAAGATCACCAATAATACCAAGACTGCTGAAGGACCAACTGCTGCTCCCGCGCCGAAGTTGAAGCCCTTCAGTGCCAACAAACCAGCGGcaagcagcagcttggctCGCACTGTCTTCACCAATTTGAAGCCTCCTGGTACTCAGGCGGGCCACGGAGGCGCTGGGAGCAACATTTTTGGCTATTTGTCAGATGCCAGCTCCGCTAAGAACAGCGGCAtcgatgctgatgccgagAGTGAATCCGACTCGGACCAGGATGGTAGCCAAGAGGCTGGCCAAAGTGATGAGCCTAGTGTTGTCGCTAGTGGCGCTGGAGATACTGGATCGCAGATTGGAGCCAGCTTGTTCGATCGGGTTACAAAAGGAAGCGATGGCCAGCCCATCCGTATTGAGGAGAAGATCGAGGTGTCCGAACCTGAGCCAGAGTCGGAAGCCGTTTCTGAAGTCGTTTCTGAGCCAGTCTCGGAGAAGCCGGCCGTTACAGACCAGACTTGGAATCCATCGACCACGCCCATCAAATTTGCGCCATCTTCTACTCCCGCCGCTGCTGGTTCCTTTTTTGGCACTTCGGGGGCTAACTCTGGAAGCACCATCTTTGCTCCCAAGGCGACTGCGGCGTCCAATTTCTTTGCTACCACAAAGCAGGAGCAGCCAGCTGCCAAGGAGTCGTCGACGGGGGCCAATGCGAGTGAGGGCGGCAGAGATGGCGGCGAGTCGGACAAGGAGAACGAGTCGCAATCGTCTAAAAAGAGCCTCTTTGACACCAAGCCCGCGGCAGCACCATCGCCTTTTGGCTCGTCACTTCAGTCTAAGCCAGCCGCAGCCGAAGTACCAAAAGCTGCCGAAGCCCCCAAACCGGTCGCTAATCTCTTCGCAGCCAAGCCTGATGCTGCGAGGCCTGCCGAGACGACAACAGCAACCAGCGCATCCAACCTGTTTGGTCAGGTCAGCAAACCTGCCGAGTCAACCTCATCCACCCTGTTTGGAGCCAAGCCCACCGAGCCTGGGAAAGTTACAACTGCTGAAGGCCCCAAGCCCGCAGCCAGTCTGTTTGGCAATACTTCTTCTTTTACAGCCGCGCCTGCAACAGGCAATGCTGGAACTCTCTTCGGATCCAAGCCTGCCAGCACTGCCAGCGGCATTTTTGGAGGTGGTGCCGCGACTCCCACTACACAGCCGCAGCAATCTTTGTTTGGAGCCGCGCCCGCAGCCACGACCGACTCAACTGCTGCCAAGGCAGACACGCCGAAGCCATTTTTCAATTTTGGTGGCAGCAATACCGGGGCTCCATCTGCGACTGCATCCAAGCCTCAGTTTAGCCTGCCACAGTCACCTCCCTCTTCGGGAAACAATATGTTTGGTAGCCCCATGAAACAGGATGACCCGTCTCCCGCTAAGAAGAAGATGTTTAATGGTGGTAATGCGGACGGAAGCTCAGCTCCTTTGTTCAATTTTGGTGCTACCAGCCAACCGCCAGCCTCTACGTCTGGTATCTTTgcggcatcatcagcacCTGCGCAAGATGGTAGCACCGCCAGCGCTGCCCCCATCTTTGCTGGTGCATCGTCAAACACTGGTTCCGGTTCGGCCGGCTTCACCTTCAACTTTGGCGGCGCGAGTACCGACGGAGCAGCAAAGGGCAGCTTCAACAACCCCTTTTCCTCGGCAGGCGGCAACAACGCTACGACGGCGGCTGCGCCTGGTTCCGGGGCTGCCTTTCCTTTTGCCGCTGGATCTACGCCTGCTGGAACCTCTCCCTTTCAGTTTGGTGGTAGCAGTGGCAACGCATCCACGTCAACTGGCACCGGTGGCCTGGTGTTCGGAGCAAACCAAGGTACCAACAATGCAGCTCCCATATTTGGTGGCGCCTCGGGATCTGGCAGCGCTCCTTCTTTCAATTTCTCGGCTGGAGGCGCCGCGCCACAGGGGACTGGTTCCGTGTTTGGTTCCAACCAAGCTGTCCCGGCCTTCAACCTCCAGCCGCCAGCTGGTGGATCTACAACCACCGGAACCA ACTCTCCGTTGAATTTCGGGGGCGGCTCAAGCTTGGCCACAACGCCGGCTGCTGGGACTCCGGAGCCCTCAACGCAAGCAGACACAGCCAAGGATGGCGAAGCGACCAACGAAGATGGCGAGAAACACGAGCAGATTAACCTAACGGACAGCGtcaacgacgaggaggaagtaCGTCATGAAGTTCGAGCCAAGGTTCTCAAGTTTGTTCCCGCATCTGAGAAGTCGGACGAGGATAAGCCCAAGTCGAAGAGCCCTTGGTCCACGCAGGGAGTAGGACAACTGCGACTGTTGCAGCATAAAGAGACGAAGCTTGTCCGACTACTGTTGCGTGCGGAACCGCGTGGCCACGTGGCCCTCAACCGTGCACTGCTGCCAAACTTGACATACAAGGCCGATGAGAAGTATGTCAAACTGACAACGTCGAACGAGAAGGGAGATGGGTTGGAGACGTGGATGCTTCAGGTCAAGACAAAGGACCTTGCCAAGGAATTGGCAGAGTCGCTGGAGAAGAATAAGGAAGCCAATAAGAAGTAA
- the tbg gene encoding Tubulin gamma chain: protein MPREIITIQAGQCGNSIGSQFWQQLCLEHGISQDGNLEDFATEGGDRKDVFYYQSDDTRYIPRAILIDLEPRVINGIQTGPYKNIYNPENFYVGKNGVGAANNWGDGYQSGEAVCEDIMEMIDREADGSDSLEGFMMLHSIAGGTGSGLGSFLLERLNDRFPKKIIQTYSVFPDTTNSGDVVVHPYNSILSMRRLTQNADSVVVLDNGALSHIAADRLHVQEPSFGQTNQLVATVMSASTTTLRYPGYMHNDLVSILASLIPTPRCHFLMTAYTPFTGDQVEQAKTVRKTTVLDVMRRLLQPKNRMVSTVPGKKSCYISILNVIQGEVDPTDVHKSLLRIRERRLATFIPWGPASIQVALTKRSPYIPMSHRVSGLMLANHTSIATLFKRIVRQYDGMRKRNAFMEGYKKTAPFSENLNEFDEAREVVADLIAEYEAAEDADYLSPDNGEKATSAETDRRMG, encoded by the exons ATGCCACG GGAGATTATTACCATTCAGGCCGGACAGTGCGGCAACAGCA TTGGCAGCCAGTTCTGGCAGCAGCTGTGTCTGGAGCATGGCATTAGCCAGGACGGCAACTTGGAGGATTTTGCGACCGAGGGCGGCGACCGCAAGGATGTGTTTTACTACCAGAGCGACGATACGAGGTATATCCCGCGGGCGATTTTGATTGATCTTGAGCCGAGG GTAATCAACGGCATCCAAACCGGCCCATACAAGAACATCTACAACCCCGAAAACTTCTACGTCGGCAAAAATGGCGTGGGCGCCGCCAACAACTGGGGCGACGGTTACCAGTCTGGTGAGGCTGTCTGCGAGGACATCATGGAGATGATTGACCGCGAGGCCGACGGTAGTGATTCCCTCGAGGGCTTCATGATGCTGCACTCCATTGCGGGCGGTACGGGCTCCGGCTTGGGCAGCTTCCTCCTGGAGCGGCTCAACGATCGGTTCCCCAAGAAGATTATCCAGACGTATTCCGTGTTCCCAGATACGACGAACTCGGGTGATGTGGTGGTGCACCCGTACAACAGTATCCTTTCGATGAGGCGGCTAACGCAGAATGCGGATTCGGTTGTGGTGCTGGATAATGGGGCGTTGTCGCATATTGCGGCTGATAGGCTGCATGTTCAGGAGCCGAGTTTTGGACAGACGAATCAGTTG GTTGCTACCGTCATGTCGGCTAGCACCACGACTCTCCGATATCCAGGCTACATGCACAACGATCTCGTCAGCATCCTCGCGTCCCTCATCCCAACTCCTAGATGCCACTTCCTCATGACAGCCTACACCCCCTTCACAGGCGATCAAGTCGAACAGGCCAAGACTGTGCGAAAGACTACAGTGCTCGACGTCATGCGCCGACTCCTCCAGCCCAAGAATCGCATGGTCTCTACTGTTCCCGGCAAAAAGAGCTGCTACATTTCCATCCTGAACGTGATCCAGGGCGAAGTTGACCCCACAGACGTCCACAAGAGTCTACTGCGTATTCGAGAACGTAGACTGGCGACGTTTATCCCCTGGGGTCCGGCGAGTATCCAGGTAGCCTTGACCAAGAGGAGCCCGTACATCCCTATGAGCCACAGGGTTAGTGGGCTCATGCTTGCCAACCACACGAGTATTGCGACT TTGTTTAAACGCATCGTGAGGCAGTACGATGGTATGCGCAAGCGCAACGCCTTCATGGAAGggtacaagaagacggcTCCTTTTTCAGAAAATCTCAACGAGTTTGATGAGGCGAGGGAAGTGGTGGCTGACTTGATTGCCGAGTATGAAGCTGCTGAGGATGCAGATTATTTAAGTCCTGATAATGGTGAGAAGGCGACTTCTGCAGAGACGGATAGGAGGATGGGGTGA
- the dnaK gene encoding Chaperone protein, translating into MARTKRKASSISDESTDEMLIIALDFGTTYSGVAYCFANKRDPKPAAILDWPGTRGMSVPKIPTLISYDEAKLSDFKWGASVEDPSTAIVGIKLLLDPSQKRPAYLSPENVQKDLSSLPKTAVEVAADFIGKVYQHALAEISKKVPRGYMELCSKEFVLTVPAVWSDAAKHATMQAAQTSGIHPVTLVKEPEAAALYTAQSLDFALQNGDAFVVCDAGGGTVDLISYEVEAVYPCLEVKELVPGTGGMSGSIGLNQRFVAAVQALVGQEQWQTLQGTTGWASAQRQFDKEIKKAFRGSADEEFLVPFPLSRLRDDPTRGLVSSTWRMTGKDVQLIFEPLIQDIINLIAEQVTQGVIKRNGKDVTVRRTRAAY; encoded by the exons ATGGCACGAACAAAGCGAAAGGCGTCTTCCATATCAGACGAATCTACAGATGAAATGCTCATTATAGCTTTGGACTTTGGAACTACCTATTCCGGTGTGGCTTATTGCTTTGCAAATAAGCGCGACCCCAAGCCTGCGGCAATCTTGGACTGGCCAG GTACCCGAGGCATGTCAGTTCCGAAAATCCCTACTCTAATAAGCTACGATGAAGCGAAGCTCAGTGACTTCAAATGGGGGGCTTCAGTTGAGGATCCATCTACCGCAATAGTTGGCATTAAACTTCTCCTTGACCCATCTCAAAAGCGTCCGGCATATCTATCCCCAGAGAATGTGCAGAAAGACCTAAGTTCATTGCCCAAAACTGCGGTGGAAGTTGCGGCGGATTTTATTGGTAAAGTCTACCAACATGCTCTAGCGGAGATTTCGAAGAAAGTGCCTCGGGGATACATGGAGCTCTGCTCCAAAGAGTTCGTACTGACAG TGCCAGCTGTGTGGTCTGACGCAGCCAAACATGCAACCATGCAA GCTGCTCAAACCTCCGGAATTCATCCTGTTACGCTTGTCAAGGAGCCTGAAGCGGCGGCTTTATATACGGCTCAATCACTTGACTTTGCTCTTCAAAACGGCGATGCTTTTGTCGTTTGCGATGCCGGTGGCGGGACCGTCGATTTGATCTCGTACGAGGTAGAGGCCGTATATCCGTGCTTAGAAGTCAAAGAACTGGTCCCAGGAACAG gTGGAATGAGCGGATCGATAGGCCTGAACCAGAGATTTGTAGCAGCCGTTCAGGCTCTCGTAGGACAAGAACAGTGGCAGACTTTGCAAGGAACCACAGGTTGGGCAAGTGCACAGCGACAATTCGACAAGGAGATCAAAAAAGCGTTTCGTGGGAGTGCAGACGAGGAATTTCTAGTCCCGTTTCCACTATCTCGCCTCCGGGATGATCCCACGAGAGGTTTGGTGTCGAGCACCTGGAGAATGACGGG AAAGGATGTACAACTCATATTTGAACCCTTGATCCAAGACATTATCAATCTCATCGCAGAGCAGGTCACCCAAGGCGTAATCAAGCGAAACGGAAAAGATGTTACCGTGAGAAGAACCCGTGCTGCTTATTAA
- the MYG1 gene encoding MYG1 exonuclease: protein MTESAPKRLKTGPKIGTHNGHFHADEALAVHMLRMLPTYHDSPLIRTRDPDLLAACHTVVDVGGEYDAQRNRYDHHQRGFTTTFPGRRTKLSSAGLVFKHFGKAIIAQKLGAGVPQDAPEVDLLHDKLYESFVEALDAHDNGISVYDPAGISAAGLEKRYSEGGFTLGAVVGRLNPNWNDERPSDPDEAQEAEDARFYKASLRIGEEFERDLDYYATAWLPARSVVQKAFDKRSEFDPEGRVLVFEGQSVPWKDHLYTLEDGKPTVLYVLYPESTAPGAKWRIQCVPESKDSFVSRKPLPEAWRGFRDQELDGISGIEGCVFVHAAGFIGGNKTFEGVKKMAVKALA, encoded by the coding sequence ATGACCGAGTCCGCCCCCAAACGCCTCAAGACCGGCCCCAAGATCGGCACCCACAACGGACACTTCCACGCCGACGAAGCGCTGGCAGTGCACATGCTGCGCATGCTCCCAACCTACCACGACTCGCCGCTCATCCGCACGCGCGACCCAGACCTCCTCGCAGCCTGCCacaccgtcgtcgacgtcggcggcgagtACGACGCCCAGCGCAACCGCTAcgaccaccaccagcgcggcttcaccaccaccttccCCGGCCGCCGCACCAAGCTCTCCAGCGCGggcctcgtcttcaagcACTtcggcaaggccatcatcgcccagaagctcggcgccggcgtgcCCCAGGACGCCCCCGAGGTCGACCTGCTGCACGACAAGCTGTACGAGAGCTTCGTCGaggccctcgacgcccacgACAACGGCATCAGCGTCTACGACCCGGCCGGCATCTCCGCCGCGGGGCTCGAGAAGCGCTACAGCGAGGGCGGCTTCACCctgggcgccgtcgtcggccgCCTGAACCCCAACTGGAACGACGAGAGGCCCAGCGACCCCGACGAGGCGcaggaggccgaggacgcCAGGTTCTACAAGGCGAGCCTGCGCATCGGGGAGGAGTTTGAGCGCGACCTGGACTACTACGCCACGGCCTGGCTGCCGGCTCGCTCCGTCGTCCAGAAAGCCTTCGACAAGAGGTCCGAGTTCGATCCCGAGGGGAGAGTGCTCGTCTTCGAGGGGCAGAGCGTGCCGTGGAAGGACCACCTGTACACCTTGGAGGATGGCAAGCCCACGGTTCTGTACGTCTTGTACCCGGAGTCGACTGCGCCGGGCGCCAAGTGGAGGATCCAGTGTGTGCCCGAGTCAAAGGATAGTTTTGTGAGCCGTAAGCCCCTGCCCGAGGCGTGGAGAGGCTTCCGCGACCAGGAGCTGGACGGTATTTCAGGTATTGAGGGTTGTGTATTTGTCCACGCGGCCGGCTTcattggcggcaacaagacaTTTGAGGGTGTCAAGAAGATGGCTGTCAAGGCTCTGGCGTAG
- the mug134 gene encoding mRNA stability protein, whose amino-acid sequence MNPHQKNKVDVKSLSPEEQRLFRLYGKLPSRSDHFAKHLKDRKYFDSGDYAMSKAGKGDGVDAGAVGSQHPVPENIPHLSSPINNGASIPKHGHHGSIAGIQAGSPVKESSFLHRETSAEDASTGDDSIPSNNKENVSLTSAPLQSNEGIPIRR is encoded by the exons ATGAACCCTCATCAGAAGAACAAAGTCGACGTCAAG TCGCTCTCTCCTGAGGAACAGCGCCTCTTCCGGCTCTACGGCAAACTCCCCTCCCGATCTGACCACTTCGCGAAGCACCTCAAGGACCGCAAATACTTCGACTCTGGCGACTacgccatgtccaaggctggcaaaggcgatggcgttgatgccGGTGCGGTTGGCTCTCAACACCCCGTCCCCGAAAACATCCCCCACCTTTCGTCACCCATCAACAATGGAGCGAGCATTCCAAAGCACGGTCACCATGGTTCCATCGCCGGCATCCAAGCGGGCAGCCCAGTCAAGGAGAGCAGCTTCCTGCATCGTGAGACCAGTGCAGAAGACGCCTCCACAGGGGATGATTCAATCCCTTCCAACAATAAAGAGAACGTATCCCTTACCTCTGCGCCGCTGCAGTCCAACGAGGGTATTCCGATTCGCCGATAG
- the gcs-1 gene encoding Glutamate--cysteine ligase produces MGLLALGTALEWPEAKKRADQVREWGIKQLLEIWNKAKGKERDAMLWGDEVEYLVVTYSKEEEKVLLSLRQAQILEALAADKELAKEGCVPALLDGPVEKPKSHPLPVFHPEFGRFMLEATPGKPWGIGFKELLDVEPDMKLRRKIAKEHMLSKEHPITLTTFPQIGVPGQFTDPYYPPSGSKLRSQFVPDEIANPHIRFPTLAANIRWRRGRKVQVNVPVFHDKNTPTPWKDPTANYDLHNWPEDDDVRNGAAPDDFIHMDAMAFGMGSCCLQITFQAKNITEGRQMYDQLSPLGPIMLALTAATPIYKGFLANTDVRWNQISRAVDCRTPEELGEKPLQNDRWRIPKSRYASNSTYISTDPRLRPEYMDPDLVIDPKIKAKLMEGGMDDLLATHFAHLFIRDPIVVFEEDLQELDLNKTDHFENIQSTNWQHMRFKPPPAENNIGWRVEFRPMEIQVTDFENAAFSVFMVLVTRAMLSFDLNFYIPIKKVDENMERAHGVDAVLKERFYFRRNLFPLRPSRANTAFGEESRPGSAMPSRSGSPGLPVDDEYAEMSIDEIINGSADGGFPGLIPIVESYLDSVNVDVETRCQLATYLSLISKRASGELDTTARWIRNFVAAHPRYKHDSVIDDAITHDLIGAVIAIGERESAGKNFAGLGIHGLPRLLGRFRGGCGQDPMTNGEDGNGDLVAQWAAVKENELGNGSRKRKSEWIDGENEAPGRE; encoded by the exons ATGGGTCTTCT AGCCCTTGGGACTGCGCTGGAATGGCCCGAGGCAAAGAAGCGAGCCGACCAGGTTAGAGAATGGGGGATCAAG CAACTTCTCGAGATATGGAACAAGGCCAAAGGAAAGGAGAGAGATGCCATGCTATGGGGGGATGAG GTCGAGTATCTGGTCGTCACGTACAGcaaggaggaagaaaaggTGCTTCTATCTCTCAGACAGGCCCAGATTCTGGAGGCACTGGCTGCCGATAAGGAACTTGCCAAGGAAGGCTGCGTCCCGGCTTTGCTGGATGGTCCCGTGGAAAAGCCCAA ATCCCATCCACTCCCCGTCTTCCACCCGGAGTTTGGTCGGTTCATGCTTGAAGCCACGCCGGGAAAACCATGGGGTATTGGCTTTAAGGAACTGCTTGATGTCGAGCCTGATATGAAGCTCCGTCGCAAGATCGCCAAAGAGCACATGTTGTCCAAGGAGCACCCCATTACTTTGACGACTTTCCCGCAAATAGGTGTTCCCGGACAATTCACGGACCCCTATTATCCGCCGTCTGGATCAAAACTTCGGTCCCAGTTTGTTCCCGACGAAATTGCTAATCCTCATATTCGATTCCCTACCCTGGCTGCCAATATCAgatggcgtcgtggtcgCAAGGTGCAGGTGAATGTACCCGTATTCCACGACAAGAACACCCCGACGCCTTGGAAGGACCCGACTGCCAACTACGATCTTCACAACTGGCctgaggatgacgatgtgCGAAATGGTGCCGCTCCCGATGACTTCATCCACATGGACGCCATGGCATTTGGTATGGGTAGTTGTTGTCTCCAGATCACTTTCCAAGCAAAGAACATCACCGAAGGCAGACAAATGTACGACCAGCTCAGTCCACTGGGACCAATCATGCTGGCTTTGACTGCTGCTACACCAATATACAAGGGGTTTTTGGCCAATACAGATGTCCGGTGGAACCAAATCAGCCGCGCAGTTGACTGTAGAACACCCGAGGAATTAGGAGAAAAG CCACTCCAGAATGACCGGTGGAGAATACCCAAATCGCGCTATGCATCCAATTCGACTTACATCTCTACAGACCCCAGGCTCCGTCCAGAATACATGGACCCGGACCTGGTAATTGACCCTaagatcaaggccaagctcatGGAAGGAGGAATGGATGACCTCCTCGCCACCCACTTTGCGCACCTGTTCATTCGAGATCcaatcgtcgtcttcgaggAGGACTTGCAGGAGCTCGATCTCAACAAGACGGACCACTTTGAGAACATCCAGTCCACCAACTGGCAACATATGCGATTCAAGCCACCGCCAGCCGAAAACAACATTGGCTGGCGCGTCGAGTTCCGCCCCATGGAGATCCAAGTCACTGATTTCGAAAACGCTGCCTTCTCCGTCTTCATGGTGCTCGTCACGCGCGCCATGCTCTCCTTCGACCTGAACTTCTACATTCCCATCAAGAAAGTGGATGAGAACATGGAGCGCGCccacggcgtcgacgccgtcctaAAAGAGAGGTTCTACTTCCGCAGAAACCTCTTTCCCCTGCGTCCGTCCCGCGCCAACACGGCCTTTGGCGAGGAAAGCCGGCCCGGGTCCGCCATGCCCAGCCGCAGCGGCTCGCCAGGCCTGCCCGTTGACGATGAATACGCGGAAATGTCCATTGATGAAATCATTAATGGCTCTGCTGACGGTGGCTTTCCGGGCCTGATCCCTATCGTCGAAAGCTACCTTGACAGCGtcaacgtcgacgtcgaaACCCGTTGCCAGCTGGCAACTTACCTGTCGCTCATTAGCAAACGAGCCAGCGGCGAACTCGACACTACAGCCCGCTGGATACGGAACTTTGTCGCCGCCCACCCGCGCTACAAGCACGACAGTGTCATTGACGATGCCATTACCCACGATCtcatcggcgccgtcatcgccataGGCGAGCGTGAGAGCGCCGGCAAGAACTTTGCGGGTCTTGGGATTCACGGCCTCCCGAGGCTTTTAGGTCGTTTCAGAGGCGGCTGCGGCCAGGACCCTATGACGAATGGAGAGGATGGTAATGGTGACTTGGTTGCTCAATGGGCTGCCGTGAAAGAGAATGAACTTGGGAACGGGTCGCGGAAGAGGAAAAGCGAGTGGATAGATGGAGAGAATGAAGCCCCTGGGAGAGAATAG